In Pseudomonas fluorescens NCIMB 11764, a single window of DNA contains:
- a CDS encoding TonB-dependent receptor, which yields MSATCHPRPASLRLRPLLHLSLLLGLSASPLFITSSWADDSARRSYQVPAGSLSDALTRFAGLAGVNLSVDPALVSGRNSTGLSGEYAVEEGFARLLQGSGLQLQPVGEQAYILTPAPEGSSLQLAPTSILGATGGADGEVYAGGQVARRGSQGLLGSKDFMETPFSMTTYTSEVVKNVQARTLGELIASDPSVRATNPAGGRYEQFTIRGFSLFNSDVAYNGLYGVLPTYTIDMEMADRVDILKGPSQLINGISPRGAVGGGINVVPKRATDKPITSFTGNYASDSQTGGAVDIGRRFGEDNKFGIRFNGVKQSGDTEWDHQNVDREMAVLGLDFRGERLRLSTDLGRTERDTDAPQERVQVGANAQVPHASDVRHNYAQPWSKASTNDTFGTVNGEFDVSDNVMLYGGVGARESNHDFLRHAVSVTNNKGDFAVQPRDFTRDESVRTATAGVRNWFHTGPVSHEVNLAASYFYMDFENGGARYANANSNLYNPVETRTPVTPTRLDSKVYTENRSTGVALSDTLGFFDDRLLLTLGARWQRVKVDDWTADVKGDTAYDEEKVSPSGGILFKATDKLSLYANYMEGLSQGKIAPSTSINEDEIFPPFVSRQVEVGAKYDAGQFAVTAAVFRIKQPAYETNATTRVFGPNGKRQNDGVELSVFGEPLKGFRLLGGVMYIDSELTNTTNGTFDGNRAPATPKYNVNLGAEWDVPTVQGLTLTSRGIYSSSQFLDQSNNKEIDSWERFDVGARYAFKVEDKNITLRANVENVADKRYWSSAGASDDSEPGLTLSTPRTYLLSATVDF from the coding sequence ATGTCCGCAACCTGCCATCCACGCCCGGCTTCTTTGCGCCTGCGTCCGTTGTTGCACCTGAGCCTGTTGTTGGGCCTGAGTGCCAGTCCGTTGTTCATCACCTCCAGTTGGGCCGACGACAGTGCCCGGCGCAGTTATCAGGTACCTGCCGGCAGCCTGAGCGATGCGCTGACCCGTTTCGCCGGGTTGGCTGGCGTCAATCTCTCGGTAGACCCTGCGTTGGTGAGCGGTCGCAACAGCACCGGTCTTTCCGGCGAATATGCCGTGGAGGAGGGCTTTGCGCGATTGTTGCAAGGTTCCGGTCTGCAACTGCAGCCGGTGGGCGAACAGGCTTACATCCTGACTCCGGCGCCAGAAGGCAGCAGCCTGCAGCTGGCCCCCACCTCGATTCTTGGCGCCACAGGCGGGGCCGACGGCGAGGTGTATGCCGGTGGCCAGGTCGCGCGCCGCGGTTCCCAGGGCTTGCTGGGCTCGAAAGACTTCATGGAAACGCCGTTCAGCATGACCACTTACACCAGTGAGGTGGTCAAGAATGTGCAGGCGCGTACCCTGGGCGAACTGATCGCCAGCGATCCTTCGGTTCGCGCCACCAACCCGGCCGGTGGGCGCTATGAGCAGTTCACCATTCGCGGGTTCAGCCTGTTCAACAGTGATGTCGCCTATAACGGTCTCTACGGCGTTCTGCCGACCTACACGATCGACATGGAAATGGCCGACCGCGTCGACATTCTCAAAGGCCCGAGCCAGCTCATCAACGGCATCTCGCCGCGAGGCGCCGTTGGTGGCGGGATCAACGTGGTGCCCAAGCGCGCGACGGACAAGCCGATCACTTCGTTCACCGGCAACTACGCGTCCGACAGCCAGACCGGCGGCGCCGTGGATATTGGCAGGCGCTTCGGTGAAGACAACAAGTTCGGGATTCGTTTCAACGGCGTGAAGCAGTCCGGCGACACCGAATGGGATCACCAGAATGTCGACCGCGAGATGGCCGTACTGGGCCTGGATTTTCGCGGTGAACGCCTGCGACTCTCGACCGACCTGGGGCGTACCGAGCGTGATACCGACGCACCGCAAGAGCGCGTGCAAGTCGGCGCCAACGCACAGGTTCCGCACGCCAGCGACGTACGTCACAACTATGCGCAACCCTGGAGCAAGGCGAGTACCAATGATACGTTCGGCACGGTGAACGGCGAATTCGATGTCAGCGATAACGTCATGTTGTACGGCGGCGTAGGCGCGCGTGAAAGCAATCATGACTTCCTCCGTCACGCCGTTTCAGTCACCAACAACAAGGGCGACTTCGCCGTTCAGCCCCGTGACTTCACCCGAGACGAAAGTGTCCGCACGGCTACCGCCGGGGTGCGCAACTGGTTCCACACCGGCCCGGTGAGCCATGAGGTCAACCTGGCGGCCAGCTATTTCTACATGGACTTCGAAAATGGCGGCGCCCGGTATGCCAATGCCAACAGCAACCTCTACAACCCCGTGGAAACGCGCACGCCGGTCACGCCCACTCGACTCGATTCGAAGGTCTACACCGAGAATCGCTCCACCGGTGTGGCGTTGTCCGACACCCTGGGCTTCTTCGATGACCGGCTGCTGCTGACCCTCGGCGCTCGATGGCAGCGCGTGAAGGTCGACGACTGGACGGCTGATGTCAAAGGTGACACCGCCTACGATGAGGAAAAGGTCTCGCCGTCGGGCGGTATCCTGTTCAAGGCGACCGATAAGCTGTCGCTGTATGCCAACTACATGGAAGGCCTGAGCCAGGGCAAGATCGCCCCGTCGACCTCGATCAACGAGGACGAGATCTTCCCGCCGTTCGTCAGTCGCCAGGTCGAGGTCGGCGCCAAGTATGATGCGGGTCAGTTTGCGGTGACCGCTGCGGTGTTCCGGATTAAGCAGCCAGCCTATGAAACCAACGCCACGACGCGCGTCTTTGGCCCGAATGGCAAACGTCAGAACGACGGTGTGGAGCTGAGTGTTTTCGGTGAGCCGCTCAAAGGTTTCCGCTTGCTCGGCGGTGTCATGTACATCGACAGTGAGTTGACCAATACCACCAATGGCACCTTCGACGGCAACCGCGCGCCGGCAACGCCCAAATACAACGTCAACCTCGGCGCCGAGTGGGACGTGCCGACCGTACAGGGCTTGACCTTGACCAGCCGCGGCATCTATTCCAGCTCGCAGTTCCTGGACCAGTCCAACAACAAGGAAATCGATTCGTGGGAGCGTTTCGACGTGGGCGCACGTTATGCGTTCAAGGTCGAGGACAAGAACATCACCCTGCGGGCCAATGTCGAGAACGTGGCGGACAAGCGCTACTGGAGTTCGGCCGGGGCTTCGGATGACAGCGAGCCGGGGTTGACGCTGTCGACGCCGCGAACCTACCTCCTTTCGGCGACTGTGGACTTTTAA
- the aldA gene encoding aldehyde dehydrogenase: MPVYENFINGQFVASAAHLDVINPATGAVLSKVPASTAEDVDRALAAARTAQKDWSRKPAIERAGHLRRIAAKLRENVAHLARTITLEQGKISALAEVEVNFTADYLDYMAEWARRIEGEIITSDRQNENIFLFRKPLGVVAGILPWNFPFFLIARKMAPALLTGNTIVIKPSEETPNNCFEFARLVAKTDLPPGVFNVVCGDGRVGAALSAHKGVDMISFTGSVDTGSRIMAAAAPNITKLNLELGGKAPAIVLADADLDLAVKAIRDSRIINSGQVCNCAERVYVERRVADQFIERIAAAMSATRFGDPIAQPDVEMGPLINRQGLDSVNRKVRTALSQGASLISGGQIADLPNGFHFQPTVLAGCNATMDIMREEIFGPVLPIQIIDDLDEAIALANDCEYGLTSSIYTRDLSKTMHAMRELDFGETYVNRENFEAMQGFHAGVRKSGIGGADGKHGLYEYTHTHAVYLQG; encoded by the coding sequence ATGCCTGTCTACGAAAACTTCATCAACGGCCAGTTTGTGGCCAGCGCTGCTCATCTCGACGTGATCAACCCGGCCACCGGCGCGGTGCTGTCGAAAGTCCCGGCCTCGACTGCCGAAGACGTAGACCGCGCCCTCGCCGCCGCCCGCACCGCGCAAAAAGACTGGTCGCGCAAACCGGCGATTGAACGCGCCGGGCATCTGCGTCGCATCGCCGCCAAGCTGCGGGAAAACGTCGCGCACCTGGCGCGCACCATCACGCTGGAACAGGGCAAAATCAGCGCCCTGGCGGAAGTCGAAGTCAACTTCACCGCCGATTACCTCGACTACATGGCCGAATGGGCCAGACGCATCGAAGGCGAAATCATCACCAGCGACCGCCAGAACGAAAACATCTTTCTGTTCCGTAAGCCGCTAGGCGTAGTCGCCGGGATTCTGCCGTGGAATTTTCCGTTCTTCCTGATCGCCCGCAAAATGGCGCCGGCACTGCTGACCGGCAACACCATCGTGATCAAGCCCAGCGAAGAAACCCCGAACAACTGCTTCGAATTCGCCCGACTGGTGGCGAAAACCGACCTGCCGCCCGGCGTGTTCAATGTGGTCTGCGGCGACGGTCGAGTCGGCGCGGCGCTCAGCGCGCACAAGGGCGTGGACATGATCAGCTTCACCGGCAGCGTGGATACCGGCTCGCGAATCATGGCCGCCGCCGCGCCGAACATCACCAAACTCAATCTGGAACTGGGCGGCAAGGCGCCGGCGATTGTGTTGGCGGATGCCGATCTGGATCTGGCGGTGAAGGCCATCCGCGATTCGCGGATTATCAACAGCGGTCAGGTGTGCAACTGCGCCGAGCGGGTGTATGTCGAGCGCAGGGTCGCGGACCAGTTTATCGAGCGTATCGCGGCAGCCATGAGCGCTACCCGCTTCGGCGACCCGATCGCCCAGCCGGATGTGGAAATGGGGCCGCTGATTAACCGTCAGGGCCTGGACAGCGTCAACCGTAAAGTCCGCACGGCGTTGAGCCAGGGTGCGAGTTTGATCAGCGGTGGGCAGATTGCCGATCTGCCGAACGGTTTCCACTTCCAGCCCACCGTGCTCGCCGGTTGCAACGCTACGATGGACATCATGCGCGAAGAGATTTTCGGCCCGGTGCTGCCGATTCAGATCATCGATGACCTCGACGAAGCCATCGCCCTGGCCAACGACTGCGAATACGGCCTGACGTCGTCGATCTACACCCGCGACCTGAGCAAAACCATGCACGCGATGCGCGAGCTGGATTTTGGCGAAACCTACGTGAATCGGGAGAATTTCGAGGCCATGCAGGGCTTCCATGCCGGGGTGCGTAAATCCGGGATTGGCGGTGCGGATGGCAAGCACGGGTTGTATGAGTACACCCATACGCATGCGGTGTATTTGCAAGGCTGA
- a CDS encoding aldolase/citrate lyase family protein — MNMPHNAFKAALKNPATQYGIWAGFATGYAAEIVATTGYDWMLIDGEHAPNTVPGVLAQLQAVAPYATAPVVRAVTGDANLIKQLLDIGAQTLMIPMVETAEQAAALVRAMRYPPHGIRGVGGGLTRATRWDGVPDYLNTAHEQLCLIVQVESRTGVENVEAIAAVEGVDAVFIGPADLSIGLGHAGNPGHPEVQERIQHAVNATLAAGKACGILAPNEEDARRYQSWGCQFIAVAIDISLLRQSAMATLARYRTPATAQAPSRTY; from the coding sequence ATGAACATGCCTCACAACGCTTTCAAGGCCGCCCTGAAAAACCCGGCAACCCAATATGGAATCTGGGCCGGTTTCGCCACGGGCTACGCCGCCGAGATCGTCGCCACCACCGGTTACGACTGGATGCTGATCGACGGCGAACACGCGCCGAACACCGTGCCCGGCGTGCTGGCGCAACTGCAGGCGGTGGCGCCCTACGCCACCGCACCGGTGGTGCGTGCGGTGACGGGCGACGCCAACCTGATCAAGCAACTGCTGGATATCGGCGCGCAGACGCTGATGATTCCGATGGTCGAAACCGCTGAGCAGGCAGCGGCACTGGTCCGCGCCATGCGTTATCCGCCGCACGGTATTCGCGGCGTCGGCGGCGGTTTGACCCGCGCTACACGCTGGGATGGCGTACCGGATTACCTGAACACCGCGCATGAGCAGCTGTGCCTGATCGTTCAGGTGGAATCGCGCACGGGTGTTGAAAACGTCGAAGCGATTGCCGCCGTCGAAGGCGTCGATGCGGTGTTTATCGGCCCGGCGGATCTGTCCATCGGGCTTGGTCACGCCGGCAATCCCGGTCACCCGGAAGTCCAGGAACGGATTCAACACGCGGTGAACGCCACGCTGGCGGCCGGCAAGGCCTGCGGCATTCTTGCGCCGAACGAAGAGGACGCGCGCCGCTATCAGAGCTGGGGTTGTCAGTTCATTGCGGTGGCCATCGATATCAGCCTGCTGCGTCAGAGCGCCATGGCCACCCTGGCGCGTTATCGCACACCGGCCACCGCTCAAGCGCCTTCGCGTACCTACTGA
- the rhmD gene encoding L-rhamnonate dehydratase yields the protein MGIPTIKHVRAFTLRGGGADYHDQADGHWIDDHIATPMSKYPEYRQSRRTFGINVLGTLVVEIEASDGTVGFAVTTGGEPAAYIVEKHLARFLEGARVTDIEKIWDQMYQSTLYYGRKGIVINTISGVDLALWDLLGKIRQEPVHQLLGGAVRDELQFYATGARPDLAQKMGFIGGKMPLHHGPAEGEEGLRKNLEELATMRERVGPDFWLMLDCWMSLDLNYATKLAVGAHEYGLKWIEEALPPDDYWGYAALRNNVPKGMLVTTGEHEATRWGFRMLLEMGCCDIIQPDVGWCGGITELVKISALADAHNALVIPHGSSVYSYHFVATRHNSPFAEFLMMAPKADEVVPMFHPQLLGEPVPVNGRMRLSALDQPGFGVTLNPECQLHRPYNR from the coding sequence ATGGGCATTCCAACCATCAAACACGTCCGCGCCTTCACATTGAGAGGCGGCGGCGCGGACTATCACGATCAGGCGGACGGCCACTGGATCGACGATCACATTGCCACGCCGATGAGCAAGTACCCCGAATACCGCCAGAGCCGCCGCACATTCGGCATCAACGTGCTTGGCACGCTGGTGGTGGAGATCGAGGCCAGCGACGGCACCGTCGGTTTCGCAGTGACCACGGGCGGCGAGCCCGCTGCCTACATCGTCGAAAAACATCTGGCACGTTTTCTCGAAGGTGCACGGGTCACCGACATCGAAAAAATCTGGGACCAGATGTACCAGTCGACCCTGTATTACGGGCGCAAAGGCATCGTCATCAATACGATTTCCGGCGTTGACCTGGCGTTGTGGGACTTGCTCGGCAAGATCCGCCAGGAGCCGGTGCATCAGTTGCTCGGCGGCGCGGTCCGCGACGAATTGCAGTTCTACGCCACCGGCGCCCGTCCGGACCTGGCGCAGAAAATGGGGTTCATCGGCGGCAAGATGCCGTTGCACCACGGCCCGGCCGAAGGCGAGGAAGGCCTGCGCAAGAACCTCGAAGAACTGGCGACCATGCGCGAACGGGTCGGCCCGGACTTCTGGCTGATGCTCGATTGCTGGATGAGCCTGGACCTCAACTACGCCACCAAACTCGCAGTCGGCGCCCACGAATATGGCTTGAAGTGGATCGAAGAAGCCCTGCCGCCGGACGACTATTGGGGTTACGCCGCCCTGCGCAACAACGTGCCCAAGGGCATGCTGGTGACCACCGGTGAACATGAAGCGACCCGCTGGGGTTTCCGCATGCTGCTGGAGATGGGCTGCTGCGACATCATCCAGCCGGATGTCGGCTGGTGTGGCGGGATCACTGAACTGGTGAAAATTTCCGCCCTGGCCGACGCCCACAACGCGCTGGTCATTCCTCACGGCTCGTCGGTTTACAGCTATCACTTCGTCGCCACTCGGCATAACAGTCCGTTCGCCGAGTTCCTGATGATGGCGCCCAAGGCTGACGAAGTGGTACCGATGTTCCACCCGCAATTGCTCGGCGAACCGGTGCCGGTGAACGGCCGCATGCGCCTGTCCGCACTCGACCAGCCCGGCTTTGGCGTAACGCTCAACCCGGAATGCCAACTGCATCGGCCGTACAACCGCTGA